GAATGCAAAGGGAGGGGAGAATATTCCAAATGGTGGAAACAGCGTGAGCAAAGGCACTAAGGTAGGAAAGGAATTGCTATTTTCAAGCACTGGGAGGTCAGCAAGACTGGAAAAGCCAGCAGAGGAATATGAGATGCTGAACCAATGACTTCCTGTCACACAATAACACCCAAACTCCTTACCTTGCCACACGGTCCTTTCAGCCCACTGTTACCTCTCTAACCCCATTTCCTTCTGTTCTCCCCCTCCCGCGTTCCATTTGACACACCCTGGTCTCTTTCCATTCCCCAAACACATCAGCACCtgctggcctcagggcctttgtgcttgctgttccctttgcctgaacACTTGATCAAAATGTAGATATCTACATTTTCAGAGTATCTCCACACAAGATACTAACTACAAAGGGAAAgtagtaactttacagtggaaacACCTGACAGACACCATCTTAAGCAAGGGATCAAAAGCCCTCACCTGTCGTGGGACAGAATCTCATGTGCCTCTTTGAGAGGATGCAGGGAGAAGGGCACAGCATTTCTCAAATTTCCTGTCAAGGGTAGCTTGACTCTAACCGTGAGGAAACATCAGGCCACAAACCAtaactgagggacattctatgAGGTTTAACTGCCTTGTAAGTTTCAAACCTGACACCTGAATGCGACAGGAGTCATTAGCCAGATGATTGTTTTGTGTACAAGGAGTGTGACCATTCATCAAATGTGATAAAGATCTGAGAGAAGAGGGTTGAGCATTCACTTCCTGACCTGGATAATTGAACTGTGGTCGTACAAGAGAATGTTCTTGCTTCAGGGCAGATGTGTAaatgtggagggagaaggagggagcaaGCTGATGTCCCAGGAACCTGCGTGAAGGGTCGAGGAGAATGCTTTGTACTTTCTTTAAAGTCCAATTTTACGGTAGGTTTATGGGAAACTGCAAAGAGAGGAAAGAGttcccctgcaccccacccctcctgTCCCCCGTCAACGTCCTAGTGTCGTGCACTTGTCACAACCATGGACCAACTGGGATGCCACCCTCATGGCCTATCAAGGGCACCTCCTGCCAGCAGCAGTTACACGGTTAACGTTAACCTTGATCTCCTGGCTGACATCACGTGTGTCGGGTTTTTTCACGGAGAAATTGCTCCCTCCCTTTCTACACCatcctctttggaaggaagtcactttGCGGCCCGCAGGTAAGGAATGGGGGAGATGTTCCCCCTCCTTGGAGGCACAGCATCTACAGAAACTACCTGCAAGTCCGTTCAGATACGTCTGCTCCTGCCATTTACTGTTTATCTCCGTGCGAACTCGCTGACCCTGAACTTTGGATGAGCCCATACTATGCTGTTTCTTTGCAGCTGCTCAGAGTACTCTCAGCCCAGCGGGAGCACTTTCCACAGCCCCCGAGTCCCTTCACAtaccgccccctcccccatcagggAGGCTCTGCTTTGCCTGCTTTCCAGCGGGTCATCCCTTCGGGGGACTACAAGGTGCTCCAGGCCTAGAATCATGTTTAGTACtgttttttggaagttttcttctCCAAGCCCGCATCTGcatttatcttaaaaacaaaggtaaaaatccGATCTGTGAATCCCCAAATCTGGAAAGCTATCAGACACATTATTAAATTCCACCCACCCTGGAACGTAGGCCACAGAAGTGCGGGAAGGCTGGGTCGTTAAGGGTTATTCCAGCACCATTGGAAGCAGCAAAAACCTGGCGAGTCAATTCTTGAAACTGGGGGCGGCGGATCAGTCGAGGCACCGCCGCACCGCGTCGGTGAGGAGGTGCCCGGATCCAGAAAGAGGCCTTAGAGGCTCTCATTTTCACCAGTGACCAACATGCCCCATTAATAACGTCCACACGCGGGGAGGGGCACTGGAGAGATGCGGCAGGTAGAGCCCAGCCACTTGCCATTATTAACTGGGAGGCGAGCCACGCAAAAACCAAACCGAACCAAACCAGAGGGAAAGAGCCTTTTCCTGGTGCCACGTGCATCTGAGACGAGACGAGCGAGCGCCAGGACGAGCGCGCAGGACCTAGGGTGCGGCTCTGTCTCACTTTACTTTCTTCCTCAGACGTCGGTGTTGCTCACGTTATTCTTACACAACACGTCAAAGTCCCCACATGCAcatgacaaaagacagattaatctACTCAGAACTGAAGGTTTCCAATtggtaaaattttattattaaaacgcTCCCACCTGAAAGTCCCTTTGGGAAAGGTTCTACAGAAGGAAGCACCACCACATCCAGGGGGCTACGTGCGCCCGAGGGAAGCGGTTCATCAGCCTGCGGGCCCCGCACCAGGGACCCGGGGCTGCGAGGTGACCCAGCGGACTGAGGTAGGCTCGGGGTGCCCCCCACACGACAGCAGAGGGGTGACGCGAAAATGAACTGGCCCCGGCCGCCTCCGGGGCCTCGACTGGAGGGAAAACTAGGAGACTTTTCTCTAGAAGTTTCTCTGCGGCTTGTCTTATGACCGCCAGGACATACTTTcgtaatgaaataaataataaagtccaTATTAAGTGAGAAAAAGCCACGCACTCCTTGGGTCTTGGCTGCAGCAAACGCAGATTCCTATACACCGAATCTGACTTTTCTGCTACCCTCACGCAAGATCTCCGAGACTTCATGCATGTGAAGAAGCCCTAAGGCCTTCTGGCAAAGTCTGTCATTCAATTCACTGGTGCCGGGGCCACCCTGGTCCCCAGGGGTGGGAAGAGTGAGTCAAGCACGGGAACCCTGCCCAGGCTAAAGGGGGCGGCTGTCAGAGGATCGCAGAGCGTGAGGGCTGTAACCAGAGGTGCCCCCAGCTGACAGCCACGATTCCCGTTCATACACCAAGGACTGCGCTGGAATTTGGGGGCCTCAAGTCTCCCCGGTTTAGCCTCAGTGGGGAGAAGACGTGCAGGCAATGCCGCGCTCTAAGGCCCAAGGGCCCCACACGATGAAGCCACACCCTCGCGCTTGCTTCCAGGGCTCAGGGACACCTGGGGCACCCTTCTCGTTCAGAGCCACCTGCCCCACTATCCCACCCCTGTCCACCCTCTTCGCACCTGGGCAGCTTCTGAAGACTGGGAACGGCCTCCGCCCACCACACCCGTACTCCCCAGGAAGCTTCCCAAGCCCCTCAGCCGTTTGCACCCACAGGGGCGCCCATGCGGAGCCCCACCTGCCCAACCCCGCTGGCCAGACGGCGAGCACGGCTCCAGATGCCCGGGTCCCACCACAGCGGACAGGTCCTGGGAGCGGATCAGCGGGGCCAGGCTCCGCAGGCAAGAACGGCCCAGGGCGGCAGGCCCCGGTCTGAAATGAGTGTCTTTATTGCTTGTACCGTACAAACGGGAGGAATGGGGAAGGCCAGTGGGGAGGACAGAGATTTGTCAGATAAatgacatacacacacagaaaggaaaaagaccccccacccacccaaaccAACCCTCACCCCACCACAGGATGTGTCTCTGAACTACCTAGtacaggaggtggggcagggagaccaAAGCCACAACGAAACTCCACACACCCAGAGatgttggggggagggaaggagggggagggaggctgggcagcAAATGGACCCCAAGTGCGGCTCCCCTACCAGGCCAGCACCCCTCCCCTACAGGATGAAATGCTCGGGCCAGGGCCCAAGCCCACACATGCCACGCACGCAAGGCCGGGACACGCTcgccctcacacacacatacccaacacgcacgcacacacacccccttttGCATCCACGTCCCAGATGCACAGGGCcgaccacagacacacacagtctGAGGCACGCACACACGTGCCCACAGCACTGACACACGTTCACCTTAAGGCTACAGAActtggggcccagggagggggagggaggggccctgGAGCCTCCCCTGCTCAGAGGCTGTCCCCCCCCCAGTACGTACCAGagacccccactcccaccccctcttCAACCCCAAGTCCAAGGGGCCCAATACTGTCTTGGTGCGAGATGTGTAACAGTGGAACTGgcacccctccaccccaggcGGAAAGAAGGGGGTGAGCCCAGCTCCCATCCTTGGCAAGGGCTGGGGccgggcccagggcccagggcccagcaggaGTTAAGGCCAGCCGGAAGGAAGCCCTGGTAAGGCACAGGACTGGGTGGCGGGGAGGCTCGTCCCCAAATGTTCCTCCTGCCTCACCCACAGGGTCAGGGGAGCAGCTTGGGAGGCTGCGGAAGGCAGGGCCAGGAGGCAGTGCCCATCCCTGGGCCCCTCCTCGTTCCCCACAGGGCAGATCAGGTCCCATCTACACGAGGGTTCCCCGAACCCCCAACCCTGCAGCTTCCAAAGGCCCCCGCCTGTCCCTGGATATTATTGCTTTTCTGCCCCTGTGCGGGGAGGGGCTGGACTGCCCGCGCCAGGCTTCTCTGAGCCCAACAGCACCAGGACACTGTCCGCTGGGTGTCGCGTCCCACGAGGTGTCCCCCGAGAAGGCAGCCTCTGACCGAGGCAGTGGCGCAGGGGCAGGCTGCCTGCAGGTGCCCAGCCAGAAATTCAGGCAGGACCCGCAGCTCCACGCGACGCCCCTCGCAGGGGCTTGTGTTGATTAAAAACCGGAATCTCTCCAACCGCCCGAAGGCCTGGTCCTGGGGCGGGCAGTGGAGAGTCTCCCAAATTCTGGTCTGGGCACAAAGGTGAGGACAGGATCCTGGAGGCAGGGCCGCTGAGACCGCTGAGGTGAGTTTGGCGGAGGGCTgaagaaaaaactggaaatggGGGTGAGCAGGTGAGGGATGGGGATGCAaacaagaaaaggcaaaataaaaagtctaaaaacaaagagacaagCCCCCGGGGCGGTGATGGCAGCCGAGCGTGCATCCTGCGGCGGCGGCGTCAGCGGCGGTGGGCGGCACTGCTCACTCGCGGATGCTGGCCGAGTAGGAGAACTGGGGGAAGTGGGTCCGCTGGTCCAGTTCGAGGGAGCCCAGGCTGTCATCTGTGGGGGGGCGGGTGGAGGTGGATTGGGGAGAACGGGCCTGTGGAGGGCCCAGCACCCTGAGTGCACTACCGGGAGTGGGCAAGAGGGCCCAGCCTTAGGAAGGAATGCAGGTCGCACGAACCCCCAACTGGTAGCCATCCATGAGAACAGGACAGGGAAGACCCAGAGACTCCCCCTAACAGAGGCCCACCCCCGACCAGAGCCTGGGCCCACAGGTCCCACAGGCTCCTCCCTCAGCCAACTCggctctcccctccagcaccacACTCTGGTCTAGCCCAgacctctccctgtcccctgccctgGCTGCCACTGCAGCTCCCCCCCCATCCAGCCTCCAGCCAGAGGGACTCTCGCGAAGCCCAGATGCAACCCTGCCCCTCCTGCACCAAACCTTTCCCGGCTCCCCATGCAGCAAGTCTCTGTTCTTCCCAGTGGCCCCCAAGATCCTCTTGCTCAGGCCCCGGACTCCCTTCCTCTCCCAACTACTCCGGCCTCTGCAACACTCCCACTCCTGGGCTCCATTCCCGCATGCCATTCCTCCTGCTCAGCTGCCAcgtctcctcctccaggaagccacccGCCCTGACTCGGAGGCCAAGTCAGGCATTTCCTCTGGGTCTCCCCAGTCCCTGGGCTCCTACACCCTAGACCTGACCACTCTGGGCTGTCACACCACCTGGCCCAAAGCTCCCTCGAGGCAGGGCCAGGGCCGTCTCagtcactgctgtgtccccagcacagcCCAGCAATGGCTGAGTGACAGCAAGAACTCAAATAGGTGCAGAATCAATGCACCCATCCGGCCCCAAAGACCTGGGCGATTTGGAAAGAATCCAATGTGCCATCCTGGCACTGAAAGCTTCCCATGCATCTCCTGCCCAGACCTCTCTCCCCTGACCTCTGGAATGTGCTGTGGCCGATGGCTCCCAGTGACCCTCACTGGGTCCAAAGGTGCACAGCCCAATGGCAAAGAGCCCCGCAAGCAAACTGCAGACAAACTGCCCAGACACCGGGAGGGGCCTGCGAGCTTCCTCCCCGGAACTAGGTCAAGGGCAGACCCCACCCCTCCACACCCAGCCAGGCCCATGGAGAGGGCCAGACACTCACAGCGGTCCGGGGGCGTGATTGTGATGGACTGGGCGGTAAACTCATCGTCAAAGTACCTTGTGTCAACCTCGGAGGTGACCTGAGGTTTGAAGGGGGGCAGAAGCTGCGGAGGAAAGGAGCCCAGACTCAGGACCCTGGGAAGAGGAGACCTGGCCAAGGTCACTCTCGAGCGGTGGGGCTGCggggctctggcaggggcaggcgGGTGGCGGGGCTCACCTTCTTCTGTACCACGTCCTGCCAGTTGACGCTGAGGAAGAACCTGTGCTCCATGACCTCCCTGGCATCGCTGGGCCCCCCGCCGAGCCTGGGCAGAGACGGTCATGAGCACCCGCCTCTGGGGCCAGCGGGTTCCCGGAGAGAGGCTCTCAGTGCAGGCCCTGAACAACCTTTAGTGATTCTGTCCTGGCCACAGACcgctttgcagaggaggaaacctGGCTCAGGGAGGGGGCTCAGAGGCCCAGGGTCAGAGCCAGGGAGCTGGTAACGTGGGCTCTGAGTCCAGAACAGGAGCCGGGAGGGTGCGCTTGGCCACCCTCAGCCAGGCTCGGGGCTGCCCTGTCTCTCAGCGTCCCCAAAGACCAAAGCGGTGCGGGCAGAGCGCTAAGGACAAGCCTGACCCCGAGGGAGTACCCACTAGGCGCCATCGGCAGGGATGGCTGGAGGCGCTGTAGGGACAGTACGTAGGCACGGTACTCAGGCGTGCGCCTGTGCACTCAGCCCCCCTCCGGGCCGAGGGGACAGTGGCGGCAGGTGGcactgggctgggcagggcagaCTCCAGCCCTCACCTCTGCTTGGGGTCCTTCTTAAGCAGCCCAGCAAGCAGGGACTTGGCCTCGGGGCTGAGCGTGCGCGGGAAGCGGATCTCCTCCATGAGGATGAGCTCGAAGAGGCGCTCGTGGTCCTGGTTGTAGAAAGGCAGGCGGCCGCACATCATCTCGTACATGACCACGCCCAGCCCCCACCAGTCCACCGCGCGGCCGTAGTCGTTGTCCTCCAGCACCTGAGCACGGAGGGGCAGTGAGGAGCCGGACCCACACCCCGGGGACCCAAGGGGGGGATGCGGCACGGCCTGTGGCTGTGGAGGGCCATCCGAGGGTCTGAGCTAGGGAAACCACACAGATCTGagggcccctcctcccctggcctCACACGCCCAGGCACCTCGGGTGCCAGGTACTCGGGTGTCCCACAGAAGGTTTTCATGGTGGCCCCGTCACTGATGCCCTCTTTGCACAGGCCGAAGTCAGTGATCTTGATGTGGCCATCTTTGTCCAGCATGAGGTTTTCCAGCTATAGAAAAAGTCAATGTATCAGGGTCATATCCTCCCAAAGCTTtccgccagccgccccccccacccctgaacCCCACATGCCCCAGCCATTCTCTGGGAGGGCCCTGGCCTGGGGTGATAGCTGTCATGCcaggggctccaggctgagcatggGGCACACCCCCAGCATAAGGTTAAGCCCTTGAGGCTCAAAGCGAAGCCAGACCCCACACCTC
This genomic window from Ursus arctos isolate Adak ecotype North America unplaced genomic scaffold, UrsArc2.0 scaffold_19, whole genome shotgun sequence contains:
- the AKT2 gene encoding RAC-beta serine/threonine-protein kinase isoform X6, encoding MRAIQMVANSLKQRGPGEDPMDYKCGSPSDPSAAEEMEVAVSKARAKVTMNDFDYLKLLGKGTFGKVILVREKASGRYYAMKILRKEVIIAKDEVAHTVTESRVLQNTRHPFLTALKYAFQTHDRLCFVMEYANGGELFFHLSRERVFTEERARFYGAEIVSALEYLHSRDVVYRDIKLENLMLDKDGHIKITDFGLCKEGISDGATMKTFCGTPEYLAPEVLEDNDYGRAVDWWGLGVVMYEMMCGRLPFYNQDHERLFELILMEEIRFPRTLSPEAKSLLAGLLKKDPKQRLGGGPSDAREVMEHRFFLSVNWQDVVQKKLLPPFKPQVTSEVDTRYFDDEFTAQSITITPPDRFFSSALRQTHLSGLSGPASRILSSPLCPDQNLGDSPLPAPGPGLRAVGEIPVFNQHKPLRGASRGAAGPA
- the AKT2 gene encoding RAC-beta serine/threonine-protein kinase isoform X9; its protein translation is MRAIQMVANSLKQRGPGEDPMDYKCGSPSDPSAAEEMEVAVSKARAKVTMNDFDYLKLLGKGTFGKVILVREKASGRYYAMKILRKEVIIAKDEVAHTVTESRVLQNTRHPFLTALKYAFQTHDRLCFVMEYANGGELFFHLSRERVFTEERARFYGAEIVSALEYLHSRDVVYRDIKLENLMLDKDGHIKITDFGLCKEGISDGATMKTFCGTPEYLAPEVLEDNDYGRAVDWWGLGVVMYEMMCGRLPFYNQDHERLFELILMEEIRFPRTLSPEAKSLLAGLLKKDPKQRLGGGPSDAREVMEHRFFLSVNWQDVVQKKLLPPFKPQVTSEVDTRYFDDEFTAQSITITPPDRYDSLGSLELDQRTHFPQFSYSASIRE
- the AKT2 gene encoding RAC-beta serine/threonine-protein kinase isoform X1, translating into MNEVSVIKEGWLHKRGEYIKTWRPRYFLLKSDGSFIGYKERPDAPDQTLPPLNNFSVAECQLMKTERPRPNTFVIRCLQWTTVIERTFHVDSPDEREEWMRAIQMVANSLKQRGPGEDPMDYKCGSPSDPSAAEEMEVAVSKARAKVTMNDFDYLKLLGKGTFGKVILVREKASGRYYAMKILRKEVIIAKDEVAHTVTESRVLQNTRHPFLTALKYAFQTHDRLCFVMEYANGGELFFHLSRERVFTEERARFYGAEIVSALEYLHSRDVVYRDIKLENLMLDKDGHIKITDFGLCKEGISDGATMKTFCGTPEYLAPEVLEDNDYGRAVDWWGLGVVMYEMMCGRLPFYNQDHERLFELILMEEIRFPRTLSPEAKSLLAGLLKKDPKQRLGGGPSDAREVMEHRFFLSVNWQDVVQKKLLPPFKPQVTSEVDTRYFDDEFTAQSITITPPDRCECLALSMGLAGCGGVGSALDLVPGRKLAGPSRCLGSLSAVCLRGSLPLGCAPLDPVRVTGSHRPQHIPEVRGERSGQEMHGKLSVPGWHIGFFPNRPGLWGRMGALILHLFEFLLSLSHCWAVLGTQQ
- the AKT2 gene encoding RAC-beta serine/threonine-protein kinase isoform X7; this encodes MREEWMRAIQMVANSLKQRGPGEDPMDYKCGSPSDPSAAEEMEVAVSKARAKVTMNDFDYLKLLGKGTFGKVILVREKASGRYYAMKILRKEVIIAKDEVAHTVTESRVLQNTRHPFLTALKYAFQTHDRLCFVMEYANGGELFFHLSRERVFTEERARFYGAEIVSALEYLHSRDVVYRDIKLENLMLDKDGHIKITDFGLCKEGISDGATMKTFCGTPEYLAPEVLEDNDYGRAVDWWGLGVVMYEMMCGRLPFYNQDHERLFELILMEEIRFPRTLSPEAKSLLAGLLKKDPKQRLGGGPSDAREVMEHRFFLSVNWQDVVQKKLLPPFKPQVTSEVDTRYFDDEFTAQSITITPPDRYDSLGSLELDQRTHFPQFSYSASIRE
- the AKT2 gene encoding RAC-beta serine/threonine-protein kinase isoform X5, translated to MREEWMRAIQMVANSLKQRGPGEDPMDYKCGSPSDPSAAEEMEVAVSKARAKVTMNDFDYLKLLGKGTFGKVILVREKASGRYYAMKILRKEVIIAKDEVAHTVTESRVLQNTRHPFLTALKYAFQTHDRLCFVMEYANGGELFFHLSRERVFTEERARFYGAEIVSALEYLHSRDVVYRDIKLENLMLDKDGHIKITDFGLCKEGISDGATMKTFCGTPEYLAPEVLEDNDYGRAVDWWGLGVVMYEMMCGRLPFYNQDHERLFELILMEEIRFPRTLSPEAKSLLAGLLKKDPKQRLGGGPSDAREVMEHRFFLSVNWQDVVQKKLLPPFKPQVTSEVDTRYFDDEFTAQSITITPPDRFFSSALRQTHLSGLSGPASRILSSPLCPDQNLGDSPLPAPGPGLRAVGEIPVFNQHKPLRGASRGAAGPA
- the AKT2 gene encoding RAC-beta serine/threonine-protein kinase isoform X3, which encodes MREEWMRAIQMVANSLKQRGPGEDPMDYKCGSPSDPSAAEEMEVAVSKARAKVTMNDFDYLKLLGKGTFGKVILVREKASGRYYAMKILRKEVIIAKDEVAHTVTESRVLQNTRHPFLTALKYAFQTHDRLCFVMEYANGGELFFHLSRERVFTEERARFYGAEIVSALEYLHSRDVVYRDIKLENLMLDKDGHIKITDFGLCKEGISDGATMKTFCGTPEYLAPEVLEDNDYGRAVDWWGLGVVMYEMMCGRLPFYNQDHERLFELILMEEIRFPRTLSPEAKSLLAGLLKKDPKQRLGGGPSDAREVMEHRFFLSVNWQDVVQKKLLPPFKPQVTSEVDTRYFDDEFTAQSITITPPDRCECLALSMGLAGCGGVGSALDLVPGRKLAGPSRCLGSLSAVCLRGSLPLGCAPLDPVRVTGSHRPQHIPEVRGERSGQEMHGKLSVPGWHIGFFPNRPGLWGRMGALILHLFEFLLSLSHCWAVLGTQQ
- the AKT2 gene encoding RAC-beta serine/threonine-protein kinase isoform X8, with translation MRAIQMVANSLKQRGPGEDPMDYKCGSPSDPSAAEEMEVAVSKARAKVTMNDFDYLKLLGKGTFGKVILVREKASGRYYAMKILRKEVIIAKDEVAHTVTESRVLQNTRHPFLTALKYAFQTHDRLCFVMEYANGGELFFHLSRERVFTEERARFYGAEIVSALEYLHSRDVVYRDIKLENLMLDKDGHIKITDFGLCKEGISDGATMKTFCGTPEYLAPEVLEDNDYGRAVDWWGLGVVMYEMMCGRLPFYNQDHERLFELILMEEIRFPRTLSPEAKSLLAGLLKKDPKQRLGGGPSDAREVMEHRFFLSVNWQDVVQKKLLPPFKPQVTSEVDTRYFDDEFTAQSITITPPDRCECLALSMGLAGCGGVGSALDLVPGRKLAGPSRCLGSLSAVCLRGSLPLGCAPLDPVRVTGSHRPQHIPEVRGERSGQEMHGKLSVPGWHIGFFPNRPGLWGRMGALILHLFEFLLSLSHCWAVLGTQQ